A single Denticeps clupeoides chromosome 7, fDenClu1.1, whole genome shotgun sequence DNA region contains:
- the LOC114793693 gene encoding cold shock domain-containing protein C2-like: MADPSLSSPTNPTLQSPRSNPLSLSFPFIREGSRVWERPPLLPGELPSPLPTKRTRTYSATVRATSGPVFKGVCKTFSRSQGHGHIRPSHGGEDIFVHISDIEGEYVPVEGDEVTYKVCPVPPKNLKMQAVEVVITHLNPGTKHETWSGQIISS; the protein is encoded by the exons ATGGCAGACCCGAGCCTGTCCTCCCCCACCAACCCCACCCTGCAGTCGCCGCGGAGCAACCCCCTGTCCCTCTCCTTCCCCTTCATCCGGGAGGGCAGCCGAGTGTGGGAGCGGCCGCCGCTGCTGCCGGGGGAGCTGCCCAGCCCGCTGCCCACCAAACGCACCCGCACCTACTCAGC CACGGTGCGGGCCACCTCAGGACCAGTCTTCAAGGGCGTCTGTAAAACCTTCTCCAGGTCACAGGGCCACGGCCACATCCGGCCCTCCCACGGCGGCGAGGACATCTTCGTCCACATCTCAGA CATCGAAGGGGAGTACGTCCCCGTGGAGGGGGACGAGGTCACCTACAAGGTCTGCCCCGTCCCGCCCAAGAACCTGAAGATGCAGGCCGTGGAGGTGGTCATCACACACCTGAACCCCGGGACGAAGCACGAGACGTGGTCGGGCCAGATCATCAGCTCGTAG
- the LOC114793687 gene encoding DNA-directed RNA polymerase III subunit RPC8-like: MFVLVEMIDTVRIPPWNFQRPLNDAIVEELNKKLANKVVYNVGLCVCLYDVTKMEDSFIFPGDGASHTKVHFRYVVFHPFLDEILLGKIKYCSQEGVHVSLGFFDDVLIPPESLQQPAKFDEAEQVWVWEYETDEGAHDLYMDQGEDIRFRVSDEVFLDTLPSGPSAAAETPAASGVEESGQKKEPPYTLIGSISEPGLGLLSWWNS; this comes from the exons ATGTTCGTCCTGGTGGAGATGATCGACACCGTCCGGATCCCGCCGTGGAACTTCCAGCGGCCGCTGAACGACGCGATAGTCGAGGAGCTGAACAAGAAGCTGGCGAACAAG GTTGTTTACAACGTCGGCCTGTGCGTCTGTCTGTATGACGTCACCAAGATGGAGGACTCCTTCATCTTCCCGGGAGACGGCGCTTCTCACACCAAAG TTCACTTCCGATACGTCGTTTTCCACCCTTTCCTGGACGAGATCCTGCTGGGAAAGATCAAGTACTGCAGCCAGGAGGGCGTACACG tgaGTCTGGGGTTCTTTGACGATGTCCTGATTCCTCCGGAGTCGCTGCAGCAACCTGCTAAATT CGACGAGGCGGAGCAGGTGTGGGTGTGGGAGTACGAGACGGACGAGGGAGCCCACGACCTCTACATGGACCAGGGCGAGGACATCCGCTTCCGAGTGTCGGACGAGGTCTTCCTGGACACCTTGCCCTCGGGTCCGAGCGCCGCCGCCGAGACCCCTGCGGCCAGCGGGGTGGAAGAGAGCGGCCAGAAAAAAGAGCCTCCGTACACGCTGATA ggCTCCATTAGTGAACCGGGCCTGGGCCTTCTGTCCTGGTGGAACAGTTAG